Proteins encoded within one genomic window of Vanrija pseudolonga chromosome 3, complete sequence:
- the rad13 gene encoding DNA repair protein rad13 has translation MGVKGLWSLLNPVARPVQIESLEGKRLAIDSSIWLYQFQSTMRDKDGRVLVNAHVLGFLRRINKLLFHGIKPVFVFDGGAPVLKRSTIAERKRKKAGAAVNHAKMAEKLLQAQLRREALRVAHEAEQTRSARIVARSTWDDDGGEEMPENVTYLDELEGTTSSSRPKTAAPRKPADGEENMEQRRKKMKKHDRYYLPDADIPQFSTDDKPDARLATEAELQQFIEDLNPEDIDVESAEFRALPTEVQYEIIGDLRLRSRQQSHQRLQDMLRGAPTALDFSRAQIRGVAQRNALTQQLLTVTDMVGKAHLTIPVRVAAERNREYVLVKRGEQDGGGWALGIREGTKEKPIVLEPESKGLKGDDDSEYESGSESEDSDIEEVKPPVDDDLRQHRRREILQAIVNRYQPGPSAKPEDDVVKAFGKPRAAGAEPLFDMGDEDIVPTANDEALALALQQEELGSDEEEPDAVLARALALSRREAAQPKVPPLAEPDSDGSDDFEEVSLVPSGNTTPIAGSSSHTPVPIEDSDEDEDVVEVTGGPPAQAASVPKNDPQKLSALVEESIRGGTPEVAAIESAASSEPAQVVDDDSEEDEFEEVASISSAPAPALLRRPTLSPQPSRPKPPLKTTVRRDSIPIVPSKLSHTVIPAVASSSPSPPPTLVPEADEPAAEEPVDLADSPFPGLRRGRGAPSPSPARSFAPSEAADDEGGSDWNDEPTQLNEPARRRDRDEDEDDEPIPWSRSPSPVRRIKHVDSSLGTLVDTSMQSMQSAGSEPEAEDEDEMHPEDMVVEEDDYARFLASIQNRDLNDVRNELDDEIRALNVATKAAMRDSDEITQAMIVQIQTLLRHFGIPYITAPMEAEAQCAKLAELGLVDGIITDDSDVFLFGGTQCFKNIFNDAKFAECFLATDVERELSLTRERLISLAYLLGSDYTLGLPGVGPVLALELLANFPGPNGLQKFKEWWLKVQVGTDLPVEADTKWKRSFKKRFASSIQLTADWPNMHVREAYLYPTADESDEPFHWGFPRLASLRTFLHEELSWSISKVDDELTPIVQRIAKRGRGGVPKQGTLLPFFDHGAGTGASFAPRRRTTANVSKRLLSVIKEFREAEARAQGQQPDGWGEMLAGVDEEDPAGKGVGKRKSEARVTAKRKTVDATEDTEDGDEPQHKAPKQRRKRAPAAAATSETESSASEVRPRRRK, from the exons ATGGGTGTCAAGGGCCTGTGGTCGCTGCTCAACCCCGTCGCGCGCCCCGTTCAGATCGAGAGTCTTGAGGGCAAACGGCTCGCTATCGACAGTTCGATATGGCTGTATCAA TTCCAATCAACGATGCGAGATAAGGACGGGCGTGTCCTCGTCAATGCCCATGTTCTAG GCTTCTTGCGGCGGATAAACAAGCTCCTCTTCCATGGTATCAAGCCGGTGTTCGTGTTCGATGGGGGCGCACCAGTTCTTAAGCGGAGCACCATT GCCGAGAGGAAGCGGAAAAAGGCTGGCGCGGCTGTCAACCATGCCAAGATGGCTGAGAAGCTGCTGCAGGCGCAGTTGAGGCGCGAAGCCCTTCGCGTGGCTCACGA GGCCGAGCAAACCCGTTCCGCTCGAATTGTAGCAAGGTCGAcatgggacgacgacggaggcGAGGAGATGCCAGAGAACGTCACCTATCTCGACGAACTGGAAGGCacaacctcgtcctcgcgacCAAAGACGGCGGCTCCCAGGAAGCCTGctgacggcgaggagaacatggagcagcgccgcaagAAGATGAAGAAGCACGACAGATACTATCTCCCCGATGCCGACATCCCGCAGTTCTCGACAGACGACAAGCCCGACGCGCGTCTGGCCACCGAGGCAGAACTACAGCAGTTCATCGAGGACCTAAACcccgaggacattgacgtcgagtcggccgagTTCCGTGCCCTGCCCACCGAGGTGCAGTACGAGATCATTGGAGACCTGCGTCTGCGGTCCAGGCAGCAGAGTCACCAGCGCCTGCAGGACAtgctccgcggcgcgccgacggcgctTGACTTTTCCCGGGCCCAGATTCGCGGCGTGGCCCAGCGCAATGCCCTCACGCAGCAGCTCTTGACTGTGACGGATATGGTCGGAAAGGCGCACTTAACTATCCctgtgcgcgtcgcggcggagcgcAATCGCGAGTATGTGCTCgtcaagcgcggcgagcaggacGGCGGTGGCTGGGCACTCGGCATTCGCGAGGGGACGAAAGAGAAGCCCATTGTGCTCGAGCCGGAGAGCAAGGGGCTGAAGGGCGATGATGACAGCGAATACGAGAGTGGGAGTGAGAGCGAGGACAGTGACATTGAAGA GGTCAAGCCTCCCGTGGATGACGACCTGCGACAGCACCGGAGGAGAGAGATACTGCAGGCCATCGTCAACCGCTACCAGCCTGGACCGTCAGCCAAGCCGGAGGACGATGTCGTGAAGGCGTTCGGCAAGCCCcgagcagctggcgccgagccgctctTCGAcatgggcgacgaggacatcGTGCCGACAGCGAATGACGAAGCGCTCGCTCTGGCGTTGCAGCAGGAAGAGCTGGGttcggacgaggaggagccagacgcggtcctcgcgcgcgcactAGCACTAAGCAGGCGCGAAGCGGCACAGCCCAAAGTCCCTCCTCTTGCAGAGCCGGACAGTGACGGCTCTGACGACTTTGAGGAGGTCTCGCTCGTCCCATCGGGGAACACGACGCCAATTGCTGGCTCCTCGTCCCACACACCAGTGCCGATCGaagacagcgacgaggacgaggatgttGTCGAGGTCACGGGTGGACCTCCGGCACAGGCTGCCTCAGTGCCGAAGAACGACCCGCAGAAACTTAGTGCTCTGGTGGAGGAGAGCATTCGTGGCGGCACGCCAGAAGTAGCTGCAATTGAAAGCGCCGCGTCATCTGAGCCGGCTCAAGTGGTAGATGACGACtctgaggaggacgagtttgagGAGGTCGCATCAATTTCATCGGCCCCTGCACCAGCTCTGCTGCGCAGGCCAACGTTGTCTCCTCAGCCTTCACGTCCAAAGCCCCCGCTGAAGACTACGGTCCGTCGCGACTCGATACCGATCGTCCCGTCCAAGCTATCACACACCGTCATTCCGGCCGTCGCATCGTCATCGCCAAGTCCTCCGCCTACCCTCGTgcccgaggcggacgagccCGCAGCCGAGGAGCCAGTCGACCTGGCCGACTCGCCATTTCCCGGCCTGAGACGAGGACGTGGCGCGCCATCACCATCCCCAGCAAGGTCATTCGCCCCAAGCGAAGCcgctgacgacgagggtggcAGCGACTGGAACGACGAGCCCACTCAGCTCAACGAGCCGGCTCGTAGACGCGACcgtgatgaggacgaggacgacgagcccatCCCATGGTCGAGGTCACCGTCACCTGTTCGCCGCATCAAGCACGTGGACAGCTCGCTGGGCACGCTGGTCGACACGTCGATGCAGTCGATGCAGTCTGCCGGCTCTGAGCCCGAagcagaggacgaggatgaaaTGCACCCGGAGGACatggtggtcgaggaggacgattACGCCCGGTTCCTCGCCTCGATCCAGAACCGCGATCTCAACGACGTGCgcaacgagctcgacgacgagatcagAGCACTCAACGTGGCCACCAAAGCCGCCATGCGCGACTCGGACGAGATTACGCAGGCCATGATCGTGCAGATCCAGACCCTCCTGCGTCACTTTGGCATCCCGTACATCACTGCGCCAATGGAAGCCGAGGCGCAGTGCGCcaagctggccgagctcggtcTCGTGGACGGCATTATCACGGATGACTCGGACGTGTTCTTGTTCGGCGGGACGCAGTGCTTCAAGAACATCTTCAACGACGCCAAGTTTGCCGAGTGCTTCCTCGCGACcgatgtcgagcgcgagctcagCCTGACTCGCGAGCgcctcatctcgctcgcctaCCTCCTTGGAAGCGATTACACATTAGGCCTGCCTGGTGTAGGACCTGTACTCGCACTCGAACTCCTCGCCAACTTTCCCGGCCCGAACGGACTGCAGAAGTTCAAGGAGTGGTGGTTGAAGGTGCAGGTTGGAACGGATTTGCCAGTTGAAGCGGATACCAAGTGGAAGCGGAGCTTT AAGAAGCGCTTTGCAAGCTCGATCCAGTTGACAGCTGACTGGCCGAACATGCACGTTCGCGAGGCGTATCTCTACCCCACGGCTGACGAGTCTGACGAGCCGTTCCACTGGGGCTTTCCGCGCCTGGCGTCGCTTCGAAC CTTCCTGCACGAGGAACTGTCGTGGTCCATCTCCAAGGTGGACGACGAACTCACTCCCATCGTGCAGCGCATCGCcaagcgcggccgcggcggtgtgcCGAAGCAGGGCACGCTGCTGCCATTCTTCGACCACGGAGCGGGGACTGGCGCGAGCTTTGCACCCCGGCGCCGCACGACAGCCAACGTCAGTAAGCGCCTCTTGTCGGTCATCAAGGAGTTccgtgaggccgaggcgagagCCCAGGGTCAGCAGCCTGACGGGTGGGGCGAGATGCTCGCcggcgttgacgaggaggatcCGGCGGGCAAAGGTGTCGGGAAGCGGAAGAGTGAAGCCAGAGTCACTGCAAAGCGGAAGACAGTCGACGCCACGGAGGACAcggaggacggcgacgagccccAGCACAAGGCGCCGAAGCAGCGTCGGAAGCGTGcacccgccgcagccgctaCCTCGGAGAccgagtcgtcggcgagcgaggtgcgcccacgccggcgcaaGTAG
- the bdp1 gene encoding Transcription factor TFIIIB component B'', whose translation MALRLPGKGNFKPSKPVKPGAGGPRRPPVPGTAGAAARPPAARPGAPAPKPPAKPPAPSQEKTDEEPAAPPTAVDTPPAVPPTISAPPPVAAAAPPVVAPAVVPDLPPVPAVAPTDEPPSVAPVTEAAPPPVPAPARTSAAPTAAPVRKPPAPLKRGITATPSKPKPKPTLVTAAAAAAKEKSRAGSERPSVPRASLPPTQSTEFEFSQTQKPEPTPTQSTWAPPSVASSLPPTIASSSLPPAVSSQDSFLPPTVAPASSPPPSTFNDEPPAVVAPLSPGPASPVPEAPDAASLAAAAVASITEDSRAKRRAARAALETDEAEGSTAPAKRPRRGAGKAKARKAAADENDGEEDEANGGPSTADPRARGAAYASRGRAGTAGDRRLAANRNKPQLSHPELDGVQADEMVGIEVNPTVMTMKDLATTLVSQGRVSARTIKLHEFQRGEEERKRKERVEKAEATWKRRQIVRRKARQIKNAKRQLRRADARKRGQNPDDAVSDDSVDSDEDYEVEPDRLTPPGSPVAAERVAPLRLDPIEVDEPENGAAGAPEPAPYDPDDDPEGLGFRNTNSKDDDLEELEEMGEVLEDFQLPVEDDDDAPDFSGLQYAETTGGYLDENGEWVDTNMDDYATQIVNRKAQDRRNILEGSGAFGREVEIIDTDTQFVNAATWGKKVANDRWTVEETELFFSVLRETGENYSLMKAYFPGRTMRQLKNKGLRENRENPTRMNDAIFNRKPIDKEYLTKSSGYNAELPFDREKAFFEEVAQEKERVMALGPPDVVPPEGADGVLGPEQRPWVNPVEDLEFGSG comes from the exons atggctCTGCGTCTAC CCGGAAAGGGAAACTTCAAGCCATCCAAGCCCGTCAAGCCTGGTGCCGgcggtcctcgtcgaccaccagtgccgggcacggcgggcgcggcagCTCGCCCACCGGCGGCGAGACCTGGTGCTCCGGCGCCGAAGCCACCAGCCAAGCCCCCTGCCCCGTCGCAGGAGaagacggacgaggagccaGCTGCTCCGCCTACTGCTGTTGACACGCCACCGGCCGTCCCGCCGACCATCAGCGCACCTCCTcccgttgctgctgccgcgccCCCGGTCGTCGCGCCTGCCGTCGTGCCAGACCTTCCTCCCGTACCGGCTGTCGCTCCTACCGACGAGCCCCCATCCGTCGCCCCAGTTACTGAggctgcaccaccaccggtgCCCGCACCCGCACGCACGTCGGCTGCACCCACTGCCGCACCTGTCCGCAAGCCCCCAGCACCCCTCAAACGCGGCATCACCGCAACACCATCCAAGCCAAAGCCCAAGCCAACGCTcgtgaccgccgccgcagcagcagcaaaggAGAAGAGTCGTGCGGGATCGGAGCGCCCCTCGGTTCCGCGTGCTTCTCTGCCACCTACGCAATCGACCGAGTTCGAGTTCTCCCAGACGCAGAAGCCTGAGCCTACGCCCACCCAGAGTACTTGGGCCCCGCCAAGCGTAGCATCCAGCCTGCCGCCAACAATCGCTTCTAGCAGCTTGCCGCCTGCTGTTTCGTCACAGGATTCCTTCCTCCCGCCCACCGTCGcgcctgcgtcgtcgcccccaCCATCGACGTTcaacgacgagccgccggcCGTTGTTGCACCGTTGTCACCTGGACCGGCGTCCCCGGTTCCCGAGGCACCCGACGCGGCGTCATtagccgccgctgcggttGCGAGTATCACTGAGGACTCGCGTGCgaagcgccgcgccgcgagggctgCACTGGAAACGGACGAGGCTGAGGGTTCAACGGCACCGGCCAAGCGACCCCGCCGCGGGGcgggcaaggccaaggcccgcAAGGCTGCCGCGGATGAGAATGACggagaagaagacgaggCGAACGGTGGCCCGTCGACTGCCGATCCCagggctcgcggcgcagcctATGCGTCGCGTGGTCGTGCAGGTACCGCCGGcgaccgccgcctcgctgccaACCGGAACAAGCCTCAACTGTCGCACCCCGAACTCGATGGCGTGCAGGCTGACGAAATGGTCGGCATCGAGGTCAACCCGACAGTCATGACCATGAAGGACCTTGCTACGACGCTCGTGTCTCAAGGCCGCGTGTCTGCACGTACCATCAAGCTGCACGAGTTTCAgcgtggggaggaggagcgcaagcgcaaggagcgggtggagaaggccgaggcgacgtGGAAGCGTCGACAGATTGTCCGTCGCAAGGCGCGGCAGATTAAGAATGCCAAGCGCCAGCTACGCCGtgccgacgcgcgcaagCGTGGACAGAAtcccgacgacgcggtctCCGACGACTCGGTCGACTCAGATGAGGACTACGAGGTTGAGCCTGATCGCCTTACCCCACCTGGATCACCCGTCGCTGCGGAACGTgttgcgccgctgcgcctgGACCCGATCGAGGTGGATGAGCCTGAGAAtggagcagcaggcgcacCTGAGCCCGCGCCGTACGACCCCGATGACGACCCGGAAGGCCTCGGGTTTCGGAACACGAACAGCAAGGACGATGACttggaggagctcgaggagatgggcgaggtgctcgaggactTCCAGCTGcctgtcgaggacgacgacgacgctccCGACTTCTCTGGTCTCCAGTACGCCGAAACGACTGGCGGTTACTTGGACGAAAACGGCGAGTGGGTCGACACCAACATGGACGACTATGCGACCCAGATCGTGAACCGCAAGGCTCAGGACCGCCGCAACATTctcgagggcagcggcgcgttTGGGCGTGAGGTTGAAATCATCGACACGGACACGCAGTTTGTCAATGCTGCGACGTGGGGCAAGAAGGTGGCCAACGATCGCTGGACAGTGGAGGAGACGGAGCTGTTCTTCAGT GTGCTGAGAGAGACTGGCGAGAACTACTCGCTCATGAAGGCCTACTTCCCGGGAAGGACGATGCGGCAGCTCAAGAACAAGGGGCTGCGCGAGAACCGCGAGAACCCCACGCGGATGAACGACGCAATCTTCAACCGCAAGCCGATCGACAAGGAGTACCTGACCAAGTCGTCTGGCTACAACGCAGAGCTTCCGTTTGATCGCGAGAAGGCCTTCTTTGAGGAAGTGGCTCAGGAGAAGGAGCGGGTGATGGCGCTCGGTCCACCTGATGTGGTGCCGCCGGAGGGTGCGGACGGCGTCTTGGGACCCGAGCAGCGACCGTGGGTCAACCCGGTCGAGGACTTGGAGTTTGGGTCTGGGTGA
- the HST3 gene encoding NAD-dependent histone deacetylase HST3, with protein sequence MTITTLPLRHLLSGVNADDFPKRRVLADVNIKVAKAKKVIVVSGAGISCSSGIPDFRSADGLYAMVKDKYPDAFVSGKELFSSGLFNNPATTSIFYTFIAELSLACQAAQPTRTHHFIQRLETKGKLLRSYTQNVDGFERRMGIESGGRGNGLKKNGTRNVELHGDLGRVRCVLCFADYEARLDYVEMFREGEAPDCPACQERCMERLNRSARATSVGTLRPAIVLYDEPHPLGDEIGALQAHDMRRGPDVLLIMGTSLKVHGLKRLVKDFAKTVHEKKGVVVFVNATAPSKEWDGVIDYHVEGDTDSWVERVEEDWKKVRPQDWEIQTVLDGEVVHKSIAKGKAKAKPKYIPEVVLEPYQLPTPPASQECPSSPASAATFVSSSLSSPGPSRPPSPRRTSPRSPDGSSPLSSAPPTPRSSVARTPATAPPTPVSPSKRQNAATSVKVTKKKTRIEPPPSPTGVTAAPGRGNLFEATANVNNCPSDPDVFGVVGTSAVKPRVRVKAVPKAGAVAATKARTFARSRSAAEATFSLPSGVFNSASASAELADKENAQPVQQPSQARPRMARRTRSLRA encoded by the exons ATGACAATAACGACCCTACCGCTCCGGCACCTCCTCTCCGGTgtcaacgccgacgacttTCCCAAGCGCCGTGTCCTCGCCGATGTGAACATCAAGGTGGCCAAGGCGAAGAAGGTCATCGTCGTGTCGGGTGCGGGCATCAGCTGCAGTTCTGGCATCCCG GACTTCCGCTCCGCCGACGGACTGTACGCCATGGTCAAGGACAAGTACCCCGACGCCTTTGTATCCGGCAAGGAGCTGTTCTCGTCGGGCCTGTTCAACAACCCAGCCACCACGTCCATCTTCTACACCTTTATCGCCGAGCTGTCGCTTGCATGCCAGGCCGCACAGCCCACGCGGACGCACCACTTCATCCAGCGCCTCGAGACAAAGGGCAAGCTGCTGCGGAGCTACACGCAGAACGTGGATGGGTTCGAGCGGCGGATGGGCATCGagtcgggcgggcggggcaaCGGGCTGAAAAAGAACGGCACACGAAACGTCGAGCTTCACGGCGATCTGGGGCGCGTGCGCTGCGTTCTCTGCTTTGCCGACTAtgaggcgcgcctcgactATGTCGAGATGTTCCGCGAGGGCGAAGCGCCAGACTGTCCGGCATGCCAGGAGAGGT GCATGGAGCGCCTGAATCGTTCGGCGAGGGCCACGTCGGTCGGAACACTCCGCCCCGCGATTGTGCTGTACGATGAGCCGCacccgctcggcgacgagattGGCGCGCTGCAGGCTCACGAcatgcgccgcggccccgACGTGCTGCTCATCATGGGCACGTCGCTCAAGGTCCACGGGCTGAAGCGCCTCGTCAAGGACTTTGCCAAAACGGTGcacgagaagaagggcgtCGTGGTCTTTGTCAACGCCACAGCACCCAGCAAGGAGTGGGACGGCGTCATCGATTACCATGTCGAGGGCGATACGGATTCCTGGGTTGAGCGTGTTGAGGAGGACTGGAAGAAGGTCCGCCCGCAGGACTGGGAGATCCAGACggtcctcgacggcgaggtcgtgcatAAATCGATTGCGAAGGggaaggccaaggccaagccgaAGT ACATCCCCGAGGTCGTCTTGGAACCGTACCAGTTACCGACTCCGCCTGCGTCCCAAGAGTGCCCCTCGTCTCCTGCGTCAGCAGCGACCTTTGTGTCttcgtccttgtcgtcccCAGGGCCCTCGCGCCCACCATCGCCCCGGCGGACCTCACCTCGTTCCCCCGATGGCTCGTCTCCGTTATCATCCGCCCCTCCAACGCCAAGGTCTTCGGTCGCTCGGACCCCTGCGACCGCCCCGCCTACCCCCGTCTCACCGAGCAAGCGTCAGAATGCGGCCACGTCAGTCAAGGTCaccaagaagaagacgaggatcgagccgccgccatcgccgaccGGCGTCACCGCAGCACCTGGGCGTGGTAACTTATTCGAGGCCACCGCCAACGTCAACAACTGTCCATCAGATCCAGATGTCTTTGGGGTCGTTGGAACCTCGGCAGTCAAGCCGCGCGTGCGTGTAAAGGCGGTGCCCAAGGCGGGCGCAGTCGCAGCTACCAAGGCGAGGACGTTTGCACGATCCCGCAGCGCAGCAGAAGCGACGTTTTCGTTGCCCAGCGGAGTCTTCAACTCtgcgtcggcttcggccgAGTTGGCGGACAAGGAGAATGCCCAGCCAGTGCAGCAGCCTAGCCAGGCGCGGCCTCGGATGGCTCGCCGCACGAGGTCTTTACGGGCGTAG
- the Rv0584 gene encoding putative glycosidase, translating into MSKTNAPKAPKAAAPAAARSAQRKAGPNPLAIALNVLLVGVSVFLVTRHADAFTDTWSKVRAHAEDRLALFGVESFGSTAVGHVDFADGRSRRAGKEFLKPESDALRYVNVNLGNGGRGSGDTNELRSHHSPEPDLSGGMIPSVAPPFAMTRWTAQTRRNYVSMCPYNQTDTKVHGFIGTHQPAVWMGESGPVQIATGLGEVVTDFDARGLSFDKRDEYASPNYYSVGLKGADGSINAELAATSRAGHLKFTFTPKGAAAPFVVIDAARKTVFTRQLSADGYPRPNLEYLPTGSVTVDLERNEIYGWNDERQDKVLVGEELPAKNFKGYFVARFSEPLVSGGISRQGKLQSSLAGEGTELSSWATFAAGTRAVDVRVGVSFISVEQARRNLDLEIPSTQTLAQTSEKTRTEWVAKLDAYRLGGATERNLTVLYTGIAHTLVYPYEVSENAGTAAEPKWTYYSGYADAVLEGESYSGYSIWDTFRATTAWQNLLAPERIPGMINSMLQDYKQGGWLPMWKNIVETNIMVGTHADSIIAQAMRVGVKGFDYDLAWEAVRKDAFTPPDKDTELVFYDRQEGTPQEVRAGLTEYLKNGWVAADLHSESGSRSLDYAYDDHAAAIVARTVGDDKTAEQLEARAKNYAHLWNKDTGFMEARNADGSWAGDKTGWTEGDHWAYSLNVMHDVPGLIELMGGDAKFIDFMDRHFAGGHNLHTNEPSHHIPYLYAFSSQPHKAQEWVTSLGSSEYNHTAGGLSGNEDCGQMSAWYVFSALGFYPVDPASGKYVIGSPFFDRQSVKLPGARRPLAVVAVGASSGKKYVKGLKIDGEPWWSVEISHAQIKDGAVLEFDMADTPQAWPRRT; encoded by the exons ATGTCGAAAACCAACGCGCCCAAGGCGCCAAaggcagcagcgcctgccgccgcccgcagcgcgcagcgcaaggCCGGCCCCAACCCGCTCGCGATCGCGCTCAATGTCCTCCTGGTCGGCGTgtccgtcttcctcgtcacGAGGCACGCGGACGCGTTCACCGACACCTGGAGCAAGGTGCGCGCGCATGCCGAGGACCGGCTTGCGCTGTTCGGTGTCGAGAGCTTTGGCTCGACGGCCGTCGGCCATGTCGACTTTGCGGACGggcgctcgcgccgtgccggcaAGGAGTTTTTGAAGCCTGAGAGCGACGCGCTGAGATACGTCAACGTCAACCTTGGTAATGGCGG GAGGGGGTCTGGCGACACGAACGAACtccgctcacaccacagccCCGAGCCCGACCTGTCCGGCGGCATGATCCCCTCGGTCGCCCCGCCCTTCGCCATGACGCGCTGGACGGCGCAGACGCGCCGCAACTACGTCTCGATGTGCCCGTACAATCAGACCGACACCAAGGTGCACGGCTTCATCGGCACGCACCAGCCGGCGGTGTGGATGGGCGAGAGCGGCCCGGTGCAGATCGCGACTGgtctcggcgaggtcgtcacgGACTTTGACGCGCGTGGCCTTTCGTTTGACAAGCGCGACGAGTACGCCAGCCCGAACTACTACTCTGTCGGGCTGAAGGGTGCCGACGGCTCCATCAACGCCGAGCTTGCTGCGA cctcgcgcgctggccACCTGAAGTTCACGTTCACGCCCAAGGGTGCGGCCGCTCCCTTCGTGGTtatcgacgccgcccgcaaGACCGTCTTCACGCGCCAGCTCTCGGCTGACGGATACCCCCGCCCCAACCTCGAGTACCTGCCCACCGGCAGCGTCACTGTTGACCTGGAGCGTAACGAGATCTACGGCTGGAACGACGAGCGCCAGGA CAAGGTGCTtgttggcgaggagctgccAGCCAAGAACTTCAAGGGCTACTTTGTCGCGCGCTTCTCTGAGCCCCTTGTCTCTGGAGGCATCTCGCGCCAGGGCAAGCTCCAGTCTTCGCTCGCTGGCGAAGGCACCGAGCTCTCCTCGTGGGCCACCTTTGCGGCAGGCACGCGCGCTGTCGACGTCCGCGTCGGTGTGTCGTTCATCTCggtcgagcaggcccgccgtaacctcgacctcgagatTCCTTCGACCCAGACCCTCGCGCAGACCTCGGAGAAGACCCGCACCGAGTGGgtggccaagctcgacgcctACCGCCTCGGTGGCGCGACGGAGCGTAACCTTACTGTCCTGTACACTGGCATCGCGCACACCCTGGTGTACCCGTACGAGGTGTCTGAGAACGCCGGTACCGCTGCCGAGCCCAAGTGGACCTACTACTCTGgctacgccgacgccgtccttgagggcGAGAGCTACTCGGGCTACTCGATCTGGGACACGTTCCGCGCCACGACCGCATGGCAGAACCTTCTCGCGCCTGAGCGTATCCCCGGCATGATCAACAGCATGCTCCAGGACTACAAGCAGGGCGGATGGCTTCCGATGTGGAAGAACATTGTCGAGACCAACATCATGG TTGGCACTCACGCCGACTCGATCATTGCCCAGGCGATGCGTGTCGGTGTCAAGGGCTTCGACTACGACCTGGCATGGGAGGCGGTCCGCAAGGACGCATTCACCCCTCCCGACAAGGACACCGAGCTCGTTTTCTACGACAGGCAGGAGGGCACTCCGCAGGAGGTGCGCGCCGGTCTGACCGAGTACCTGAAGAACGGCTGGGTCGCTGCCGACCTGCACTCTGAGTCGGGCTCTCGCTCCCTCGACTACGCgtacgacgaccacgccgcggcgatcgtcgcgcgcaccgtcggcgacgacaagacggccgagcagctcgaggcccgcGCCAAGAACTACGCCCACCTCTGGAACAAGGACACGGGCTTCATGGAGGCGCGTaacgccgacggcagctGGGCCGGTGACAAGACGGGCTGGACCGAGGGCGACCACTGGGCGTACTCGCTCAACGTGATGCACGACGTGCCCGGCCTCATCGAGCTCATGGGCGGCGATGCCAAGTTTATCGACTTTATGGACAGGCACTTTGCGGGCGGCCACAACCTGCACACGAACGAGCCGAGCCACCACATT CCCTACCTCTACGCGTTCTCGTCGCAGCCGCACAAGGCGCAGGAGTGGGTCACGtcgctcggcagcagcgagtaCAACCACACTGCCGGTGGACTCTCTGGC AACGAAGACTGTGGCCAGATGTCGGCGTGGTACGTcttctcggcgctcggcttctaccccgtcgaccccgcgtCGGGCAAGTACGTGATTGGCTCGCCGTTCTTCGACCGCCAGAGCGTCAAGCTTCccggtgcgcgccgcccgcttgcggtggtggccgtcggcgcgtccaGCGGCAAGAAGTACGTCAAGGGCCTCAAGATTGACGGCGAGCCGTGGTGGAGCGTCGAGATCAGCCACGCGCAGatcaaggacggcgccgtgctcgagtttgacatggccgacacgccgcaggCGTGGCCTAGGCGGACGTAG